One window of Chloroflexota bacterium genomic DNA carries:
- the rpsH gene encoding 30S ribosomal protein S8 yields the protein MTTDPIADMLTRIRNANMVRHEFVLMPWSKVKVAIAKILKEEGFVHDYEVLKGRPTRTIKIRLRYGDKNQPMIMGLKRVSKPGLRVYVGSSGIPRVYGGLGIAMLSTPKGVMTGRQAWKQHLGGELLCYVW from the coding sequence ATGACTACTGATCCAATCGCAGATATGCTGACACGGATAAGGAATGCCAATATGGTGAGGCATGAGTTTGTCTTGATGCCCTGGTCCAAGGTGAAGGTGGCGATTGCCAAGATCCTTAAAGAAGAGGGATTTGTTCATGATTACGAAGTGCTCAAGGGCAGACCGACGCGTACAATAAAGATTCGCCTCAGGTATGGTGATAAGAATCAGCCAATGATTATGGGACTGAAAAGGGTGAGCAAGCCTGGACTTAGAGTCTATGTAGGATCTTCAGGGATACCTCGCGTCTACGGAGGTCTGGGTATTGCTATGCTTTCTACGCCAAAAGGTGTAATGACTGGACGGCAGGCATGGAAACAGCATCTTGGTGGTGAATTGCTGTGCTATGTATGGTGA
- the rplF gene encoding 50S ribosomal protein L6 produces the protein MSRIGKLPIRLPPSVTADIKGSDVTIKGPKGELHRSFVPSMSIVLKDGILVVSPPGDSEVHGALHGLTRALLANMVEGVSKGFERLLEVVGVGYRAQKAGDKLVLQVGFTHPVEILPPPGISVVVEGTNRIKVVGVDKESVGEVAAGIRAIRPCDSYKGKGIRYVGERTRLKPGKAGRAAAKK, from the coding sequence ATGTCCAGAATAGGTAAGCTTCCTATACGTCTACCTCCTAGTGTAACAGCGGATATCAAAGGGAGTGATGTGACTATCAAGGGACCAAAGGGGGAATTGCATCGATCATTTGTCCCATCAATGTCCATTGTTCTGAAGGATGGTATTTTGGTTGTTTCCCCGCCTGGTGATAGTGAGGTTCATGGCGCGCTCCATGGGTTAACTCGTGCCCTGCTGGCTAATATGGTTGAGGGAGTAAGCAAGGGCTTCGAGAGACTTCTGGAGGTTGTTGGCGTTGGCTATCGAGCTCAGAAGGCTGGTGATAAGCTGGTTCTCCAGGTGGGATTTACTCATCCAGTGGAAATATTGCCTCCTCCAGGTATATCTGTGGTGGTGGAGGGTACAAATCGAATCAAGGTGGTTGGGGTAGATAAAGAATCAGTGGGTGAAGTGGCTGCTGGGATTCGTGCTATTCGCCCTTGCGATTCCTATAAGGGTAAGGGCATCAGGTATGTGGGAGAGAGGACTCGCCTTAAGCCTGGGAAAGCCGGCAGAGCAGCA